AACCAACAGCGAACTATTAGAGAAAGCTAAAGCGATTATCACAGCCCAAAACCTTGACATGACCGCTAGCTTTAATTTGTTTTTAGAAAATATCGTAGAAAATAAAGCCCTACCATTTGAGACTGACACCGATAAAGAACGGGCTGAATTACTTGCAGGCTTACGGGCTGAAATTGCTAAGAGCTTTGACGATTTAGAAAATGGGCGAGTATATAACGCTAACGAAGTGAGGGCTAACCTTGGTATCTGACAACAAAAACTATAGCCTTATTATTCCTGAAACCGTACAAGATCAACTAAAGGCGATAAAAAACTATATTGAGACTACTTACTTTTCAGAACAGGCAGGGGCTAACACCGTTAATAATATCCTTTACGGTTTAGAGCGTCTGGAGCTTTTCCCAGAAGCAGGATTTAACGCAGATGAAAGAGTAGGGGAAACCATTTACCCGCCCTATAATACCCGTTGCATTGTTTTAGGGGACTACCTAGCTTTCTATCACATTTTAGAGGATAAAAAAGCCGTGTTTGTTTCTGATATTATCCATAGCAAACAAGACTACATTAGACTATTTAAGAAAAAATAAACGCCTTAAAAAAGGGCGTTTTTATTGTATCAAGCTAAAATACAGTAAAGTACAGTAGAATATAGTAGCTGTAGCCCCCAAAATAAGCGCTGTAGGACGTTTTACGAGCGGTACGCCATTTATACCAGAGTACACAAAAACACGCGCAGAGAGCCAAAAATGGACGTTTTCAGACATTATTAGGGGGCGTTTTTTGTAAAATTTTATAAAAAAGGGTTGAAATTATGGCTGTACTGTTATATAATATAGGTACAGCCGATATATAGAAAAGAGG
This genomic window from Streptococcus sp. 29887 contains:
- a CDS encoding type II toxin-antitoxin system RelB/DinJ family antitoxin; amino-acid sequence: MHVLEKNTQVNFKTNSELLEKAKAIITAQNLDMTASFNLFLENIVENKALPFETDTDKERAELLAGLRAEIAKSFDDLENGRVYNANEVRANLGI
- a CDS encoding type II toxin-antitoxin system RelE/ParE family toxin — translated: MVSDNKNYSLIIPETVQDQLKAIKNYIETTYFSEQAGANTVNNILYGLERLELFPEAGFNADERVGETIYPPYNTRCIVLGDYLAFYHILEDKKAVFVSDIIHSKQDYIRLFKKK